In Parasegetibacter sp. NRK P23, the genomic stretch TTTGGTTTAATGTGGCTGAAAGTTAAAATGAAAAATTATACGAGAAGCATTAGATTTTATTTTTTTCTAGATTTTTTTTTTCGCGAGTAAAAAATACTACTAAATGGGTATTGTTTGAACGTTTCTAACGGTTTTGAGTAATTGTTTTCGGTTATAGTCCTCTTTATAGATATAAAATTTGAACTGTGTATAATATTGAACTAGTTTTAGCTTTCATATCATTGACCATACGATAAAATTCAGCGCACGCTGCTCACCTCCGGAAGTCGTAAAAATCAGGTAAGGTACATAAATGATATTTACCCCCACGACCCCCGTCCATACCGTGATGTTTTTGCTTGCGTTCCTGATTACCGTTTTTTTATTTCATTCCTCCGAAGCCCTCCCAACTCCACATAGCTGACCACTATTTCGACCCTTCTGTTTTTTGCTCTGTTTTCCGGAGTGTCATTCAATGCCGCCGGTAATTTATTGCCGTAGCCAATGGTAACAACATGCTCTTTTAACTGTGGCAGTTCGGAAATGAGATAGGCGGCAACCGATTCGGCCCGCTTCAAAGAAAGCACCTTGTTTAAAGTATCGGTGCCGTTATACACTTATTCCGATCCATTAGATGCTGTTCTTTCGTTGCGCTATTCAACAACATTAATCTCTTCTTCCTTTCACAATCGCCACCAGAAAACAAGCCGCCAATAACCACAGCCCCGGTAATGCACAAGATAAAATTTGCTTTCCGCATATTAATAATAGGTTTTCGCATATCCCTTTCCGACCCTTTTCCCGACATTCCCGCCATCCTTAACGGCAAAATTTTCACGCATGAACCGCAAAGCGACAACACCTCTGCCCGCCCGGATCGGCGCACTGCTCCGGCGCATGTTCCAAGCTGGTACTGGCATCCGCACCCCCGGAAACTTCACGCCCTATTTCCGGTACCGCATCGGTAAAAGCCAAAACGACTGGCATTTGTATTTCCGCCGGGAGCCTTTCGCGCGCAGGTATTACAACGAGTGTTTCAACCGCATCGCCGCGCTCAGCGGCTCCGATATCTACCGATTCATCGGGTTTCATTACGAGCGCTACCCGGATAAAACTGATTTTACCCGTTTCCTCCACTATGAGCTCACCGACCGGCTCCGGCAAAAACTTCCGAGAGCCTACCGGGATAAACTGCTCACCGCCCTGCATTGGGTCACCGAAGCCGAGGGCGCTAACCAGGCGCAGCCCATCGTCGCCGCACCGTCCCATACCCTGCACGAGCGCATGGAAGCCCTCTTCCAACAGGCGGAAGAAAAGCTCCACCTCGCCGCCGGTCGCCTGCCCACCGGCAGCATCGAACTCAACAACCGCAGCCATGAGGACAAACTCATCCAGTGCCTGATCCTGCTCAAGGAAGTGACCGCACCCGCCCATGTTGCAAAATCAGAACAACTGTTCAAGCGCATATCCGACATTGATATAGCGACCATCCTCCACCTCCATGTCGAGCATTTCCGGGACAAAAAAATCCCGACCATCCAGAAAACCATCGGGCAACTGAACGGACAAATCAGGCCGAACCATCCCAAAGTCCGTAAACTCACCGAGGCGCTCCGGGAGTTTTTCTACGAATAACTGGCCTGCATTTGCCTGCCGCACCCTTCCCGTACTTCGTTTAACCTATTCAGTTAGAAGGCGTAAGAATCCCCGATTCATCGTGCATTGACTGGCGTGTCCGTTTACCCCAACTTGCACGGATAAAACGAATCTGTATGCAAACGCTCTTTATTCCTGAAGAACAGGAGTTCCGGCGGTGGGTGCGGGAAGTGGTGATGGAATGCCTGGAAAAAACGGCGGGGGCAACAACAGGTCCGGCACCACCCGGAGAGGAAATCCTGCTCAACCGCAAGCAGACGGCGGGGCTGCTCCACATCTCACTGGTCACCCTGCACGAACGCATGAAGGACTGCCCTTTTACAAACAAGGAGGCAGAGTGTACTTCGTCCGCTCCGAACTGAGCAAAAAAAAGTTCAAAAACCCGAAGAAAAATGCACGCTCCAGGAAATTTTAGGCCTGCGCTATATCCGCGGCTATTCCTGCGAATTTCTTAAACCAGCTTAAGTTTTAACGTTTTTTCATTTTTCAATTTTGCATTGAACAATTCAAATAAGAACACCATGCAAAAAAGATTTAACATGAAAGCGGTAGCCCCAAATGCGCTAAAAGCAATGATTGGTTTAGAAACCTATCTCTCACAGTGCGCCATATCCAAAACAACGAGGGAACTTATAAAGATCCGTGCCTCACAAATTAATGGTTGCGCGTTCTGCATCAACATGCATACCCGTGACGCCATCAAAAATGGCGAAACCCAGCAGCGCATTTTTTTGCTGAATGCCTGGAGAGAAGCAGGAAATATTTTTACGGAGGAAGAGAAAGTAGTGTTGGCCATAACAGAAGAAATAACTTTGATCCACGAGCATGGATTGTCTGATGAAACGTACACCAGCGCCTTGCGGTTTTTTGATGAAACACAAATTGCGGATATGATAATGGCGGTTGTTACCATCAATCTCTGGAACAGGATTGTACTAAGTACACAGCTGCAGATAGGGGACAGTATGGCGTAGGGCGAGCGTCATTAGAAATTTCAGGTTTTACTAAATAGAAAGAGGCTGTAAAAAACAACCTCTTTCTATGATCTTTCCCAATTAATCTATCCCTAAACGAATGGCCCGTTCAACGGGCGTATAGCCAGTGGCAGCACCGGAAATATTCAATTCCCCCTTTAACAGCAAAGGCGGTTGCGCCATGAATTTTGGCGTTTTGGCCCGGTGCGGTTGAGCGGCATGCACCAAGAAGGGATGACACAGGTAAACCGTACCAGCCTTACCCGTAGCATATACTTCTTTTCTTTCGGGTAGCGCCTCCGCCTTTCCCGTCAGTTCCATAAAGGAGAGACCAAAATCGTCCTCCTGAGACAATATCCGTGCAATATCAATGTGTGAGCCTTCATAAATTATTGTCGGGGCATCTTTTTCGCTGACATCAGAATACAATACCAGCATCAATAAGGCCCGCCCCCTGGATTTTACATTCGCACGCCATTCAAAATAATTCTCAGGATCTTTTCCTGGAAAACTTACATCTACATGCTTACCTGTGTCATTCGGCTGCTTATCAGCGGGAAACCTGACGGGGAACGTGCCTACATTTCTACAGGGAATCCATCTATTTTCACCAATTAATTGGTTAAAAGCTGAATGCAGCTTGTCCGTGTTGAGCGAATCAATAAAAGGCTGTTGGGTGTACATCCCCAAACGAATAACAGGTTTTGTCCAGGTAGATGGGTTCAACCTGTCGCAGGGCAGGTCTTTCCATAAAATGTCCAAAGCCGCGCCGGTAATTTCCTGTGAAAACGCATTATCGATGCGTACATAGCCGTTATGAATAAACTGCTCTATTTCCTTTTCTCCTAATATAGCTGACATGATTTTTTTGTTATAAACCAGTCCTACACAGCAACAAATTTTGCCCGGCCGTGAACCTGGTTTTCGTTTACCAATAAAATGAATATAGAAAGTTGCGCTTTGTATGAATAAAGCGTGTAGCTTAAGAACTAAGCTTGAAAGAGAAATTATAACATCACTGTCATGGTCATAGGTGTGAAGTTAAAAAGAATCGCTAAACGAACCAAGCTGAATGGCCGCATGTTTTTCAACCATTTCACTCTTCGCGGAAATGATCAATCATGGTATTATAGAAATATACCGTAGAGTCGTCGTATTTTCTTTTCGGCACCCTGTACTTTTGAACGATCTTCTTCAATAACTTTCTTTCCGGGTTATAAAAATTAACGATCAAAGAATCTTTGCCGAACTGCAAACTATCAACGGTATCAAGACCTCTCATCGTTCTCAGCTCCAGTTCCTGTATTTTCATTTTGTCCTTGAAATTATGAACGGCATAAAGCAGGTGCAGCCCATCAACCAGTCCTTTTACCGAATCTTTGGGCACTGATACCACACGAACGCGTTGGGCGTAGCAACAGAAACCGAGCACAGAAAAGAAGAGCAGCAACCCAGGAAATTTTAAATCCTTTTTCATTGATCAAACCTGTTTATTTGCTTGTTTCATAATACCTGAACACACTGTTACCGATAGTCGAAGTTAACCAGAATCTATCATCTTTCATATCTGTATTTCGCCATTTCTATTGCGGCTTTCAGTACGAGATCATGCCCGCTTGTAAATTCTCTTTTATTGTACGGTATAATTTTATCCAGCAACACGCCGTTCCTATTCACAAGCGCACAGTACGCCTTGACTATCCTTAAGTTCAGCGAGTAAAGAAAGAATGGAGAAGTTGTATTCTTCTATATTTTTTCCTGAGCAAATAAAGGAATATGCTTTTTTAAAGCAACACCCCAATGCGCAGCTTCAGTAGAAGCAAGAGGAGAACAATAGCGTATTAAAATGCCGACATGTGACAATCCTACATAATCGAAAAGCCGCCTCAAATACTTTTGAGACGGCCTCCTTTTTTATTTTAAGCCCTTTTCGTACCCATTCGATTCCACAATTTCACCAAAAGAATTATCGATAACACAAATACAATTGCAAATAAAATTTCCGTCAACCAATTTACACTGTGTGTGAATTTTAAAACTGTAGCAACAACTGAAACTATCAGCCAAGTCAGGGCTATATAAATAGACTTTATATTTTTCATTGTTCTTTTTTTAAGTATTTCACTTAGAACATTGAGTTGCATTACAACCGCAAGCAGCTGCTATGAGAAGCATCACTTGTGGTTGTGTATCAACAGCTAAGCAAGACCAAAAGCCATCGCAAAATTCATCTTTTTCCGCTTTGTAACAATTCGAAAAACTTTCACCAGGTTCTCTTTGGCAAAAGCCAGTTCCGCCATGATTTCCCTGGCAGTCCTTCACCTGGATGATTCTATATTCAGCGTCATTATAACCAAGTTGTGTAAAGAATTGAATACCATTTTCAACATCAATTAAAATCGCATCGCTATTATTGGTGATTACGATTTGTCCGCTGTTCTGATCAGTAATTTTTCGTCCAAAAAGGAATTCATTCGTTATCTGAAAAGCTCCTTTTGAAAAATAGCCTTTTACAGCATAATATTTTTCAGGGGTTTCTTCGAAACGCATCATGGCAACTGTTATTCCTTCATTTTTATTTTCAAAAAGCCTGATAGATTTTTTTTGAATTTTGGAAGCAATTCTACTGTAGACCCCGGTATAACCCGAAAGAGAAGAAAATATTACATCACTTTGCGATTGGCTTGGGGCAACATCGAAGGCGGATAATCCATAAGCCACCTTCAATGAGCTAATTAATTGAGCATCTTTTTCATTGTCGAAGGTGGCGATCCCCTTTTGTTCTTTCTTACAGGAGACCAATGAAATAGCTAGAACGGCAATTAAAAAATTTTTCATAGTTTCTGTTTTTTAGGAAAACAAAAATAGAAACTGTCACTCCGATAATATTGGAGTCAAAAATTTTCTTCGAAAAACTTTATTTTGAACCTTCCGTTTATTTCATAGTAATAAGTGCATTTTATTTTGTCGTACTTAATGGGGGCACCTAAATCTTTCATAACTGCAAAGTATTCATATAATGTGCTCTCCGAAATGTCTAATCTTTCTGCAAGCTCCTGTGGCGTTCCGGTTGCTTTTCTGGCAATCAGCTGGTCAATTCTTGTAAATCTGTCAATAAACTTCTTAGGCATAATGATTTTTTTTAGATAGCATCCAGTACAACGGTAGGGCTTTGCGATGGCAGGAATTTCTTTCCGTAAATGAATTCCCTTATAAAAATGAACATCACGATTACCCTCATGCCAGGTCCGTTGTACTAAGCTTCGCATAGATGTCTATGCTAATAAATTTTCCATTTTTAATTTCACAATCCCTCATAGTGCCCTCATAGTTAAAATCAAGCTTTTTCATTGCATTTTTGCAACTTATGTTGCCTGTCTCTACAAACCCCTCAATTCTGTGCAATCTCAATATTTCAAACCCATAGCCACAAACGATGGGCATGACCTCTGTCATTACTCCTCTCCGCCAAAAGTCTTTCAACAACCAACATCCGATTTCAGCCTTTCTATGTTCTTTGCTTAGGTTATTAAATCCTACACCACCATAAAAAGCTTTGTTGTCCAGCGAGCAAATGGCCCACCAAATACCACTGCCATCTGTTTCCAATTTTGAAAAGAACTTCATTTGCTCTTTTGCACTTTCCAGGGTTTTATAACTAACCCCATAATATTCGATGACCTCAGGATCAGAAAGTCCCTCGAATACTTTATGTAAATCGCAGTCAACAAATTGCCTAAGCAAAAGCCTGTCAGTCATTAGTGTTGGAAATTCCATTGCTTTCATACGATCGAATGCTGGAATAGTAGATTCATCAATATGCTGACCTTCAACTCACAACAACGAAAATATTTCCCCCTCGTACGTTAACGATGTTGATTAAAGTTCAGCGCCTTATTGATGTTTTTTGTGATGCTTCGCCACCTCAGTCCTACACGATGAGCGGCAAGGATAAGGCGGGTTGAAGTAGATTAGAAAAATATAAAGATTTTCTGAAATATCAAAACCGGCTTTCTGGTTAGTATTTTTGGTCAGCGAACTTTGGGGCAAGCTTCGGCTTTCGTTGTGTCACTCCCTTCATCGTTCGGGGCTTTCCCCGGCAGCGTATTACCGCATTTCTTCCCCCGCAGCAAAGATATCCGCACATGTTGATACCCATGTTTCCGCTTATGTCCTGACCGATCCGGCAGCATATTGAAGCTCCCCAAATTCTACCAGGCAGTTCAAATCCACTATCATATGCCAGGACTTCGAGATAGCGCATACAAATTTTTACTCTTTGGAAAAACTTCTCATTTTGGGCTCACTATTAAAAATTACAAGGAGCCGCA encodes the following:
- a CDS encoding OmpA family protein, producing the protein MYNGTDTLNKVLSLKRAESVAAYLISELPQLKEHVVTIGYGNKLPAALNDTPENRAKNRRVEIVVSYVELGGLRRNEIKKR
- a CDS encoding carboxymuconolactone decarboxylase family protein — its product is MQKRFNMKAVAPNALKAMIGLETYLSQCAISKTTRELIKIRASQINGCAFCINMHTRDAIKNGETQQRIFLLNAWREAGNIFTEEEKVVLAITEEITLIHEHGLSDETYTSALRFFDETQIADMIMAVVTINLWNRIVLSTQLQIGDSMA
- a CDS encoding phytanoyl-CoA dioxygenase family protein; protein product: MSAILGEKEIEQFIHNGYVRIDNAFSQEITGAALDILWKDLPCDRLNPSTWTKPVIRLGMYTQQPFIDSLNTDKLHSAFNQLIGENRWIPCRNVGTFPVRFPADKQPNDTGKHVDVSFPGKDPENYFEWRANVKSRGRALLMLVLYSDVSEKDAPTIIYEGSHIDIARILSQEDDFGLSFMELTGKAEALPERKEVYATGKAGTVYLCHPFLVHAAQPHRAKTPKFMAQPPLLLKGELNISGAATGYTPVERAIRLGID
- a CDS encoding HTH domain-containing protein, yielding MPKKFIDRFTRIDQLIARKATGTPQELAERLDISESTLYEYFAVMKDLGAPIKYDKIKCTYYYEINGRFKIKFFEENF
- a CDS encoding GNAT family N-acetyltransferase; this encodes MKAMEFPTLMTDRLLLRQFVDCDLHKVFEGLSDPEVIEYYGVSYKTLESAKEQMKFFSKLETDGSGIWWAICSLDNKAFYGGVGFNNLSKEHRKAEIGCWLLKDFWRRGVMTEVMPIVCGYGFEILRLHRIEGFVETGNISCKNAMKKLDFNYEGTMRDCEIKNGKFISIDIYAKLSTTDLA